TCGTTTCACTGTTTACTGTGTCGTTGTTTCTATTGTCTTACAATTCAATTATCCGTTGAAACGTCTCTTAAGCTTAATTAAAGACATTTCACATTAAACccgtatgtatggccgattcagtgtacactgaatcggccatacatacatacatacatacttacacacccacacatacatagatacatactcacacacacatacatgcagacatacatatacacatacaccgagtaaaagattacactgaatcggccatacatacatacatacacacacacatacataaatacatacacacacacacatgcatacatacatatacacattactctctctgtctcttcacacacactaacagaagcacttcacttacacaacatactgtctgtctcccacaccccatcaaacacacacacacacatgtacatcaatgcttcccatgcacggtaacttcaaaagaacttccctcgtcatacaatcgctttctcttagtctctttcgctctcattacttcaaaagttcccgcaagcccatatgtaaaaaaataaaagttttttacggaaatcgacggaaaagtctactagagacgaaaaaTTGccagaaaagggtttctgttatcttcagcaATGTAAACAACGCCAAgtgtgtacttataccgaaggattgccaattttttaaaaacaaagtaaataaaacaaaggatcgactagtcacaacTAGCAAGCGCGGGTACcgagaccactcttcttaagtagtaccgagGGGCAATTATCGTGAAATCCGTGTGGAGTAAAGGGGAAGGAAAAGGACCGAGAGGAGAGGAAGTGACGTCAGAAATTAACAGAAAGGCGCCACGAAAATGACGTGACGTCAGGAAGGGACGGGTTAAAGACGACATCTTCCATCCAAGATCAGCAACGCGGTTATTTCGTGTGCTGGAAACGTTTGCAGAGTAGAATATGAGTGGACTTTGTTAAAATAATCTGGAGAAAATCTGGAAAAAGTTGAAGGGAAATTGTTGAGagaaaagaacaaaggaaaaCCCTGGAAAGAACTGCCATCTATTGGGGAATTAAAGAAAGACAATCAtagtaagggaaataacttctaCAACACCTCGATTCTTCTCaattattaattaaggtgcttaattactgATCACTGACTCGCAGTTTATATCTGAAGacggtaagttgacaaagatttacTTGAAGGCTATAATGGttttaatactactaataataatgtaaataatagaattctgtgaacctctcgatgttacagtaattatttttcgaagcgggaacctgacaataattaggaaaatatatttctttgacttaattaataactttgaagctgaaatgttgatttgttgtttataaaatacTATGACCGACTGTTACATGCGATAGAACTGAAATTAATTGGTAAAGTGAGAATAAAACAGCGTAATTAATTAGTAGAATGTGAGGAGTCCGATTGAAGAATTCCACATTAATATATGTTATCCTGTTGTTTATGAggcattgataaaacggtaagttgataaagatttactctaatgttatattaataatagtaatgatgatgatgatttcaaaactGGCCCAGGGTCAGCAATCTTTAATACGAGCGATAAGTCGATTGCATGGGTCCCGGTTTTTTCCCcggaagagatgaaagacaaagtcgatctcatccgtatttgaactcaggactttccgccgaggttggctttgtatttcattccattccgtgtgaagaaaataataatgatgatgatgatgatagtaatcttttgataattaaaacaataatcaTTTGTGCTTTTGACCTGAAAATTGGCGGGAGGGCATAAGTGAATTATAtggaccctagtacttgattgcttcttattttttctacctggaaatgatgaaaggcgaccTTGATGTGATTTGAACTTTGAGAGTAATGATGCGATCTTTTCACTTTTTTATAATAATGTCTATGTAACtataaaatgttaaacttcgtatactggtagaatgtgtttataaaacatctttctctcttggctttgttgagaaaattctgtagtttgtaacatatttgtttaattttttgcatttcgacaatttcaaccaatcaatgaggtctattgaggtgaaaacgatttctgccgtaaCATTTTATGGCGGCgttgtatgaaaatgtccctgttacatattatatattcgtttaagaaacagattgggtttatttacatttctgaagaaaaaaagatacccttcccgaccaacactaaccctaaaacagattgaaatgcaatagatcgataccagggtcataattattggtggacactaaagagggaacggttttgttatccagctctgtttacgagtgacccctcaggttatggtcacagggtatcttttttctcataaaaaacagggacattttcatatgacgccaCCAGTAAATGttacggcagaaatcgttttcacctcaatagacgtctttgattggttgaaattgccaaaatgcaagatattaaagaacaaatatgttacaaactacagaattttctcaagaaagccaaaagaaaaagatgttttataaacacattctaccagtatacgaagttgaaaattttttagttacatagaaattatttttaaaatatgctggCCAAAGCAAAAAGATCCTAATGATGTGTAGGGCACTGCCCATGGGCTCATCGTAGACAACATGAAGGTAGGGACCTTCACTGCTGGCTAGCTAGTGAGCTGGTCCAGAAAAGGGAATTCCGGTCGGGCTACATGAAGTCTTAAATCAAACATTTTTCTGAATGGTTGTAAAGGTGAAGTGTGGGTATACCAATGTTTCAACGCCTCAATGAACTCTGACCCCTGTAAACATTGACATTAAATGACTGACAGTGTTcatgttgtaatatttacaatgttgaattactatgtcacttaactatcctctttatcttactgtttctttttctatttcagaatatcacatcatgttgACATAAAAGGAATTACTTCGTTCAGATGTGCCTCtgatatttttatcaactttCATCAACTAAAGGAAgacgatatatttataaggagcctTCATCTACACATCAAcgcttctatataaatataatctatgacCTATAACggcgaaatatttttcttgtcttcactGTCTGGAATGTAGAGGAGGTGATTGCTTTACAAGTTTGGATAACTTTATGAAGGACCTGACAATTTTCACCTGCTAATTTAGATATTAAGTAAGATCACAGATGAAAGAAACATAGTATTAAATTCTTCCCAGAAAATAGTGACACaacacaagcatattcatacaaaggaaaacaacaatatccttgtgatatatatgacaaattattctctcataatgaataatttaactaAATCTAAAAACCCTGGTACAAAAAAAACCCCATATtcctgtgatgtctgtggaaaatcattctctcaaaaaagtaacttgactgtacacaaacgtattcatacaggagagaagccatatcattgtgatgtctgtggaaaatcattctctcaaagtaactTGACTgttcacagacgtattcatacgggtgagaagccatatcattgtgatgtctgtgggaaatcattttcTCGGAGAAGTCACTTGTctgttcacaaacatacacatacaggagagaaaccatgtcattgcgatacctgtggtaaattattctcttgtAATAGTCAGTTGACTACTCatagacgtattcatactggtgaaaaaccatatcccTGCGAtttatgtggtaaatcattttctcaaactaatgctttaactagacacaaacgtgttcatacaggtgagaagccatatcattgtgatatctgtgggaaatcattcccTTATAACGGTAACTTGATGattcacaagcgtgttcatactggggaaaaaccatatcactgtgatatctgtggtagatcatttTCTGGAAGTAATGACTTGACTAGACACcagcgcattcatacaggagagaaaccatatcgttgtgatatctgtggcaaatccttTTCTCTATATAGCGCTTTAACtagtcacaaatatatacatatgggagagatgccatatcattgtgatatctgtggtaaatcattctctggaaatagTCAGTTGACTagtcacagacgtattcacacaggtgagaaaccatactgctgtgatatctgtggtaaatcattttctgaaaatagcactttaactagacacaagcgtattcatacaggtgagaagccatatcaatgtattatctgcggtaaatcattttctggaaTTGGAAATTTAActcgtcacaaacgtattcatactggggaaaaaccatatcagtgtgatatctgtggcaaatcattttccgAAAGTAGCAGTGTAACtagtcacaagcgtattcatacaggagagaagccatatcattgtaatatctgtggtaaatcattcactgcaaACAgtgacttgactaaacacaagcacgttcatacaggagagaagccacatcactgtgatatctgtggtgggTCATTTTCTAATGCCATTTACATGAAAaggcacaaacatattcatagagctgagaagccatatcactgtgatacatgtggcaaatcattctctaaatGTATTGTCTTAACTAAACACcagcgtattcacacaggagagaaaccataccattgtgatatctgtggtaaatcattttctgaaaatagtaACTTGActgaacataaacgtattcatactggggaaaaaccatatcactgtggtatctgtggtaaaacattctctcaaagtaatggcttaactaaacacaagcgtgttcacacaggagagaagccatatcagtgtgatatctgtggtatatcGTTCTCAAGAAAGGATCTCTTAACAgtgcataaacgtattcatactggagagaagccatatcactgtgacatttgtggtaaatcattttctaaaaatgacactttaactagtcacaaacgtattcatacgggtgagaaaccatatcattgtaatatctgtggtaaatcattttctgaaaatagcactttaacaattcataaacgcattcatacaggtgaggaaccatatcattgtaatatctgtggtaaatcattttctcaaaatagcactttaactagtcacaaatatactcatacaggggagaagccataccattgtgacatctgtggtaaatcattctcttgtagTAGCCACCTgtctaaacataaacgtattcatacaggagagaagtcatcattgtaatatctgtggtaaaacattctcacgttcacacaggagagaaattaTATCCTTGAGATATCTGTGGTTAATCATCCTCTTATAATACTCACTTGACTaatcataaacatattcatactgggggaaaaaccacatcactgtgatatctgtggtgaataattctttcaaaatggCCACTTCAGTACACATGTGAGTATTCACACACAACTGTAACTGTACCAGTATTGAAATTTATTACAACACGACAACAATAACTTCTATTTTTCTCTGCTAAAAggcgtttttttttatctcttcaaatttgatgttatcaacttcaAATTCATGAATACGAACCTGAATTCCGTGTATTTATGGAAATATATCGACACAACAAAGCCTTTGAGGTGTCTTAACAAGACACCagcatattcatacaggggagaagccatatcattgcaatatctgtggtaaatcattctcaaaaCAATCCCACTTCAGTACacgtttgtgtatacatgcacaagtgTGACTATATAAGTATTAAAATTTGTTACAACATGCCTAaaattacttctagtttttctgcaAAGAGACagggattttttttatctcttcaaatttcatggtatcaactTCAATTTCATCAATGTCAACATCAAATTCAGCAAAGACTTTAATTTCTGaagatggtcatgctggagttttgaggaatttgttattagaaaataaagaaatgggaataatgaataaaaactgAATTAAACTGAAATTGGTTTTGTCTATGAActttcatcattgtcgtcattttcatcatcatcatccttcagcGATAGCTTTTCTTTATATGCTGTCATGGGTGGGACAGTGTGACATGAGCTGGCAAATCAAaatgctgcactaggttccagtctgatttgtttGGGTTTCTTTGGATGTATTCTCCTAATGTTAACCAGTTTACAGTTTATACTGtgctttacatatacatacatgtatgtatatactctttactcttttacttgtttcagtcatttgactgtggccatgctggagcaccgcctttaatcgagcaactcgaccccgggacttattcttttgtaagcccagtacttattctatcggtctttatttgccgaaccactaagtaacggggtcataaacacaccagcattggttgtcaagcaatgctagggggacaaacacacacatatatatgacgggcttctttcaggttccgtctaccaaatccactcacaaggttctggtcggcccgaggctacagtagaagacacttgcccaaggtgccacacagtgggactgaacccggaaccatgagccCTTTTTGATACCGTTAGTACAACCATGGGatcttttggtttgaacggcagttttttctagcggtgtcatatgaaattgtcaccagtaattatgacccttgtatcgatctattgcatttcaatctgctttagggttaggggttgggggaagggtatcttttttttcttcataaatgtaaataaacccaatcagtttcttaaacgagggacatattcatacggcacagaatgttttttttacctcaatagacgtcattgattggttgaaattgcagaaattgaagaaaaaaaacaacaagtatcttataaactatagaaatttctcgataaagccaagagaaaaagatgttttataatgactgaaacatgtaaaagagaatgtgtgtgtgtatatatatatatatatacacacacacattctcttttacatgtttcagtcattataaaacatctttttctcttggctttatcgagaaatttctatagtttataagatatttgttgttttttttctgcaatttcaaccaatcaatgacgtctattgaggtaaaaaaaacattctgtgccgtatgaatatgtccctcgtttaagaaactgattgggtttatttacatttaccgtctgccccaaaagaatgaaaggcaaagtcgaccttggcggaatttgaaccaagaacgtaactgcatatgtttacatacatatatatatatatatgcatgtttgcattttatatcctcataattgtactttataatctctgacgaggctttgagatatatatataagtaactcatttttaactgcatattacctcaatacatctgactaatatgggcATAATGAGATACACTTAtctataggctgaaacagctgtaagatccattttatatgtattatttttatggtattatctcattgatgtatattgtttcattctgtcttattctgttgggtttggatgttcctatttaattaattagttaataaatcatatgaattggtattatctggaagttgatgattgaaaggaaacTATTCATCGATTTTCTTactttgtattatgtatacatatatatgtgtatatatatatgtagtggactGGATGTGATGTGCCATATCAATCAGTATGAAATAGCCCACAACTAAATGTAGCGTATAGATGTAACGCTTCAAGGTTCTGGCGTCAAAGTAACCAGTGAACATAGAAGAATTAGCACCAAGAAgtgttatttacatatatctatttgtttacCTGACGCataagaggaagagatagaaaattctctctgttatataggctatttttagtaataataataataataataataaacattgtgtacagtgctcaggtgcactacaactcatctaaagtgcatatataatcaggtgtagtttcgacggatttcggaaagcatgagggccttaaaggatgcagtgtcatggcagtcaacaactgacgcagacagtttattccatgcttcagcaactctgagcgtgaagaaatgtttccgaaagtcatgggagctgtgttgttttctgactttgtaggcatatccacgtgtgttagacacatggagatcaaaaaggtgttcagtgttggtgaggtggttgacaactttgtgggtgtttaccaagtctggtgccagacgccggagcttcagtgaatccatgcccagggaaacaaggcgctcagaatatggtaggtgtctgatggagggtatgtgtttggttgcacgtctctgaacagattccaggaggtcaatgttctgagcaagataggggttccaaactgatgatgcgaattccaagtgtggtcgtaccatagctgtatacagttttaaatagatggctggagagcgggtaacaaaagtcttgctgagtgatgccaagacaccctcggccttcttgacaattttagagatatgctttgtccaacgcaaatcactgctgacagtgatgcctaggtcacgctcgcaaaaggatttcttgatatcagtgttgtggacgcagggttttttctcccaaaatgcatggtggtacacttgtccacagtctgtgatccattgctgcattgtgtccaggtctgattgcaggaaagagctgtagacaacaggatctgtcctcttgatttcaaggtacagcttgatgtcatctgcatattttaatactgtggcattctttaaatttgcatctatgtcattaatgtatgccacaaacaagaggggaccaaggacagatccctgtggtacacccgatgacatctcatatggtgtagaatgctgtcctagaactgtgactacctcctttcggctgaggatgaaggatttcaaccagttaaaaaggtcatcccccacacccattgcagagagtttcaccataagccttttgtgtggcacagaggtCAAACCTTAAACAAAGGTCTGACCTTTCCTTGACCAGTAGGGTGTGGAGTGTTTCCTCATCAATCAACTAGTGTTGTGGATATCCCGCTCGTTTTGACAAGCAACAAGCcagtggatttggtttcaaatctcaggcaaGGTCAAGTTGGaccctcacctatatatatatatatatgtatgtatacatcatcatcatcatcatcgtttaatgcccgttctccatgctagcatgagttggacggttcgactggggcctgggaagccagatggctgcaccaggctccagtctgatctggcactgtttctatagctggatgcccttcctaacgccaaccactccgagaatgtagtgggtgctttttacgtgccaccggcacatgtgtcaggcaaagctggcaacggccacgattgggttggtgctttttatgtgccactggcatggaagccagtcaaggtggcgctgtcatcggccacgttcagacggtgctttttacgtgccaccggcacagaagccagtctgggTGGAGCTGGCATCGGTCatgttcagacggtgctttttatgtgctaccagcacggaagccagcctaGGCGGAGCTAGCATCGGTCATGTTCGGATGGCAgtcttttttgtgccaccagcacaggtttcacaactgcagtttccattgatcttTGATGTTGGTgtccttgactcaatggatctcctcaagcacagggtcaaaacggtgtttctttacttgccacctgcacaggatatatatatatatataaattactcatgagtagtcaacggccatccattAATATGTGTAGAGGCACATACCATTTTAccttctatttttataaaataaagtggAGGTATTTAATTCCATATATTAGGGGGCAGATGGGACTCCTTAACCTTGTTGAAGGTATATTATTTAGGAgaggaaaacttatataaaccaGGTCTTTGGTTGTGAGGGTCTCCTTAACAGGGCTGTAGTCTCAGTACAATCCTGACTCATAAGGTAGACTAGGCTCTCCAGCTTGCTTATAGCGGCTTGTCTAGGAGATGAAAACCTTTAAAGAAAAAACCTGAGTTGTGTTGTTTTTAGTATTGTGAGCATATTCTTGCTATCATCACTTCCAAAATGTGTGGCTGGTTCTACACAAGCCTTCAACACTCGAATCAAATATTTCTGTTTGGGGTTTCTGACAacttacatttattcattcaatacGGCAGAGCTTCAAGTTGTGAAAATCAAAAGGAGAGTGAAAGTGATAAGACAGGTAAAGGATATTACTGGAAGTCTCATGCTGGATCCCTCTACAGTCGGTGACCATTAGGTGATGGCCGTACCAGCACAGAACTTGTGGATAAACGACAAGAGGTCATCCAGAAAAGAGAATGCCTACAAAAAATACAGAGGCCCGGGCCAACGAACCCCCCCTCCAGTCGGAAGCGCCATCTATGggagaaatacaataatataagagGGAGATAACTTTTACAACACTTAAAGCGACGtccaattaaattattaattacggTGCTTAATTACTGATCACTGACTCGTTGTTAAtatctgaatacggtaagttgacgAAGATTTTCTTTAAggctgtaatgataataataataataataataatgtaaattatagaattatgtgaccctctcgatgttacagtaattatttgGAAGGCATAACAATAAGGAAATGTATTTGCTCGTCTTAAATAACTTCCGAAGTGAAATGTTAATTTGTTGTTTATGAAAACCTATTATCAACTGTTACATGTgatataaagtaaatttattaGTAAAATGAGAGTATTGTGGTATAATTAATTAGTAAGATGAGAGTATTGTGgtataattaattagtaaaatgagaGTTTTGTGGTATAATTAATTAGTATAATCCAGAGTAATGTAgcataattaattagtaaaatgagaGGACTATCATTTTACTATGGTTAATGTGATGAAGGCTGTCGCATTAATAAACGTTGGCCTGTTGTTTATGAGGCACTGATTAATCGGTAAGTTGGCGAGGATTTCTTCTAAGgttatactaataatagtaatgatgatgatcgtttcaaattttgccagtcGAATACATAGAACTCAGTAtttcccgaaagggatgaaaggcaaagtcgacctcggccgtatTTGAAGTGAGGACTtaacgctgaggtcgactttcgtTCGTTTCGGGtgcataaaataataatggtgatgatgatgatatcaatctTTAGTACTTTAAAGgcgccaagctggcagaaacgttagcacactgggcgaagtgcttagctgtatttcgcctcccgttacgctctgagttcaaattccgccgaggttgactttgcctttcgtcttttcggggtcgataaattaagtaccagttacgcactggggttgatataatcgacttaatccgtttgtttgtcccctctgtgttaagccccttgtgggcagtaaagaaataagaaacgttcggACAGTATTTCgtgtgtttttacgttctgagttcaaattccgcctccgcgactttgcctttcatactttcatggtcgataaattaagggtTAAACTAAAACGTTAGACCcggtcaaaaaaacaaaaaaaaaaaaagtgtaataggcgtaaaacaacttcctctaaacgaatatgaaaaaaaatgcgcgcacgcgaaaggggtgtgggggagaggcctcggacaATTCACATCGGggatttccgaaagcgtctgaggggctgacccgggcatcaaaataaaaaaaaaatagtgtaatatgtgtaaaacaacctgctgtaaacgaatatgacaaaaaaacaaTGCGCACTCGCaaaaggggtgggggagaggcctcggaaaatttatatcgggaatttccgaaagcgtctgacccgggcacaaaagcaaaaacaaaaacagcgtaataggtgtaaaacaacttgctctaaacgagtatcaagaacacacactcacacatgaatcataaactccgtatttttgtacatatttcgcaaaaaaaaataaagagaagaaattctggaaaaagtgaagaaatgttggatctccgccatgtgaatcaaaatacatgtcagaaacatcttgaaatactacggaaattatgttacgaaaatgataatgtatacatacctctttgagtggtccatcgacagtgttgataaagaaatgagatggGTTGCGTTTGGAGGAAAAAATTATCTCGGGCCAGGATAAAGACTTGCTGCTGCCAATAAGAATACGTGTATTCTCTTGGCAGCAC
This genomic window from Octopus sinensis linkage group LG27, ASM634580v1, whole genome shotgun sequence contains:
- the LOC115225114 gene encoding zinc finger protein 665-like isoform X2; its protein translation is MTNYSLIMNNLTKSKNPGTKKTPYSCDVCGKSFSQKSNLTVHKRIHTGEKPYHCDICGRSFSGSNDLTRHQRIHTGEKPYRCDICGKSFSLYSALTSHKYIHMGEMPYHCDICGKSFSGNSQLTSHRRIHTGEKPYCCDICGKSFSENSTLTRHKRIHTGEKPYQCIICGKSFSGIGNLTRHKRIHTGEKPYQCDICGKSFSESSSVTSHKRIHTGEKPYHCNICGKSFTANSDLTKHKHVHTGEKPHHCDICGGSFSNAIYMKRHKHIHRAEKPYHCDTCGKSFSKCIVLTKHQRIHTGEKPYHCDICGKSFSENSNLTEHKRIHTGEKPYHCGICGKTFSQSNGLTKHKRVHTGEKPYQCDICGISFSRKDLLTVHKRIHTGEKPYHCDICGKSFSKNDTLTSHKRIHTGEKPYHCNICGKSFSENSTLTIHKRIHTGEEPYHCNICGKSFSQNSTLTSHKYTHTGEKPYHCDICGKSFSCSSHLSKHKRIHTGEKSSL
- the LOC115225114 gene encoding zinc finger protein 62 homolog isoform X1, with the protein product MTNYSLIMNNLTKSKNPGTKKTPYSCDVCGKSFSQKSNLTVHKRIHTGEKPYHCDVCGKSFSQSNLTVHRRIHTGEKPYHCDVCGKSFSRRSHLSVHKHTHTGEKPCHCDTCGKLFSCNSQLTTHRRIHTGEKPYPCDLCGKSFSQTNALTRHKRVHTGEKPYHCDICGKSFPYNGNLMIHKRVHTGEKPYHCDICGRSFSGSNDLTRHQRIHTGEKPYRCDICGKSFSLYSALTSHKYIHMGEMPYHCDICGKSFSGNSQLTSHRRIHTGEKPYCCDICGKSFSENSTLTRHKRIHTGEKPYQCIICGKSFSGIGNLTRHKRIHTGEKPYQCDICGKSFSESSSVTSHKRIHTGEKPYHCNICGKSFTANSDLTKHKHVHTGEKPHHCDICGGSFSNAIYMKRHKHIHRAEKPYHCDTCGKSFSKCIVLTKHQRIHTGEKPYHCDICGKSFSENSNLTEHKRIHTGEKPYHCGICGKTFSQSNGLTKHKRVHTGEKPYQCDICGISFSRKDLLTVHKRIHTGEKPYHCDICGKSFSKNDTLTSHKRIHTGEKPYHCNICGKSFSENSTLTIHKRIHTGEEPYHCNICGKSFSQNSTLTSHKYTHTGEKPYHCDICGKSFSCSSHLSKHKRIHTGEKSSL